A genomic window from Anguilla rostrata isolate EN2019 chromosome 14, ASM1855537v3, whole genome shotgun sequence includes:
- the sigmar1 gene encoding sigma non-opioid intracellular receptor 1: MSFTKTILKLVVAAGVVVLLVQYLQYWMSNKQYVFSKEGVAKIAKQYAGQDHDLAFAKVVVELRKTYPGHILPDEDLQWVFVNAGGWMGSMCLLHASLTEYVLLFGTAVDTGGHSGRYWAEISDTIISGTFRQWKEGTTKSEIFYPGDTIVHGAGEATSVQWSAGTWMVEYGRGFIPSTLGFALADTVFSTQDFLTLFYTVRVYLKGMALEAYSLLAEAGVL, translated from the exons ATGTCTTTTACGAAGACAATTTTGAAACTCGTGGTTGCCGCGGGAGTCGTCGTATTACTAGTGCAGTACTTGCAGTACTGGATGTCAAATAAGCAGTATGTTTTTAGCAAGGAAGGTGTCGCCAAGATCGCTAAACAATATGCAG GCCAGGATCACGATTTGGCCTTTGCCAAGGTGGTAGTGGAGCTGCGTAAGACGTACCCCGGGCACATCCTGCCCGACGAGGACCTGCAGTGGGTGTTCGTCAACGCCGGGGGGTGGATGGGCTCCATGTGCCTGCTGCACGCCTCACTGACGGAGTACGTCCTGCTCTTCGGCACGGCCGTGGACACCGGCGGGCACTCCG GTCGGTATTGGGCTGAAATATCAGACACCATAATCTCTGGGACGTTTCGGCAGTGGAAAGAGGGCACAAcgaaaagtgaaatattttaccCAG GCGACACGATAGTGCACGGCGCGGGCGAGGCCACGTCGGTGCAGTGGAGCGCGGGGACGTGGATGGTGGAGTACGGGCGGGGCTTCATCCCGTCGACGCTGGGCTTCGCCCTCGCGGACACCGTCTTCAGCACGCAGGACTTCCTCACGCTCTTCTACACGGTGCGCGTCTACCTGAAGGGCATGGCGCTCGAGGCCTACTCCCTCCTCGCCGAAGCCGGGGTCCTTTGA